From Fibrobacter sp. UWB4, the proteins below share one genomic window:
- a CDS encoding pilus assembly PilX N-terminal domain-containing protein yields MSKKGVSLITVLLFMLVATIAATATFKWLTSENRSSATRMLRQEAYQSAIAGIENTRAWMTNHANDVGGVIKQYLENNKRPIHLNSVLPQLDRAGQSYDVWLAGVNTEKNTYKLKLVSKGTSRNGTEHTEVAILKVDGLYRIKIPQNSERFTFNKAFHGASKGITGNDTIGSGNINGDWAYSNNPVVKGDMIVTGNANYGGTVHHYGDFYLGGNLNSDGELIYGTTGIDTSIIYIGGNVTCPHGQPIRVYGDLYVKGNISQLCKIFVSRNLTIGGRIVRENDYDINVGLNWVFTNQYTSPDGGNEQLELTRYVNNNTNFAIGANLYMPYKIKTYCNTGDNNCGDYNGKRVFTVGGKVYRYNNDQFEIETQTNSSYSYGAYMDGWTRPFANRDRCKNDDEDNCRQARIFSFNASEVSNERIQEWSATDNVLKNVSGNYWEHINKMNKHGQMISPTTHRIPEPILLKNESAWKAAKANTFCGLNKKFYIDDSFIDRLNMCYVNAKKENKLYNDEYLIIEWQYQEDKSVNKELVGKFVFDVTTSLGNVNLPPTSNGSIVFLYLEKGASGQLKGRQGATYNYLVYSKEDINEINGIHFKGSVIMADGKKLKKYQGGNNLEFDGSVLKSLANAGIIKENPEYTKLSEGTDEEEGGTVISGTSVQYDSYYVATSPQLIISLESQYASREKIETSGNAAAQPISPSAVILPRVIYLTKNPDGKLIDYYDIVNLNGAHEQKDPSKITCDPSLNTYGLLYQNGNMLADDVYNCKHQGETGDLPFYVVVTGETGSSPAIRFPEEYIDITTSSNLTVSASVETSSHPSPATIDVAVSARPSGWHVTPITGTSLVKRETSDIEDVYTLTFTPNQPTIELFTVSTTATAEQGSVKIYLRSPMSGCIIKQFSSTSVTMTGYVTVERGSIGQYCSKSENSQICSEQGYDQKANNLDCDDLVSGEWVRAVGTNVKVTTENNKWSVATNTAIHLKDMNNVPSYCELLLPTENNSIQQAEQNGEYKLYASLKRKRYTLTVKTKGTEISGSGVSIWLADDDDNYTDVTSSSYCQKNSDDNIVCSVYAGWKIKTKYIEQGSDKFSRWECDGENCATASKSITGHEYTLSPITSNNTITAVFNDKDKHCFYEDFTTLTAFCSGNATKCINSCEGGKLHSCSVSGVNADWQLMYPNNGNSASIPPLIQYGSITLSNGLQNDNPTIVLNTREAGIHGTMSSLMQTTILENANKKWSSGFIFSSDASASSYTILNIFGDASNSKALTARVCKGTSQSNTVTSTNCTSAVLKKSSSQKLSIRSEDMIKLWIELSIENKLSITATVENSTATAELDISTFLGSRDEHSRYVGFSISDPSFKIYDIGWSSYFFADDCFENPTINCSFKANYLGGRVPKNKNVSPWVGLSSWFEDHGCKITYYYNGCDNATGNATSGCEGNKFNRNWFLTWWNEHDANGVFFGKELSGSIYNFSEEDVHGTSYTTPYGTTTINDAKVKISECSDQSSLEGTWTSCGSFWVGEIERCSQNAQIYNSDTPIYGYSEDELEIPVDANGGIVNLRGSILLIEISDFVEAEGDKIVLYLKDKNGNLSIPKEITTNGTHSFDVNDLSNLDSFNPEFVQTITLKSTYSSYHVNSVLSSCPYALNISNCKATYNGISWRLTSTITNLEGAAINGCSVKESGGAIEEMTELSCPENGVFTFNEEGLYDQVNKSETAITRIFEIRAKSIDSGYVSCTTEPVTISPIDITCSVEKTETTSGTDKVTLTYGFTGCPNSSCEYILTAEDSEGITRASATGNGTGAMQEWSPALSTGEYTYKISVSGNQKNCGTATISNNIQVSNCKVTGTKVSADLTATAETEWEMQAVLLDNISEVVKETHVHKGHGSKYDHELPPTADLASGIYTVQLILNGKNVTTCGPMSITVTRPGLSSSSTTVSSSTTVPIESSSSAPAEIKATCSFEKDLTPNETSANFIANFTSGMESGMYVYLQSTNFKTEDIWIDRNAEQIIPVSKTSNLAGTYTLFTKSGKRICSAKLNVIDSTLFNCKTSKNKVLAGSKVNISGTYMGVNCYDIQIRMNGQRIAGGSKSNTGVISEDIYVSDNPGTNTYSIYVNAGEINYECFTEVTTAGYTIKQLGGHNEWGDWNTVDVACNDSVFIKVDGWQNRNVYCRSDDRKAHITIRGNGIGSNSNASTCSNGTCDDATLGLCLAGENPCERVLYTSCNESMIKCRVE; encoded by the coding sequence ATGTCCAAGAAAGGTGTTTCCTTAATAACAGTCCTTCTGTTCATGCTTGTTGCAACAATCGCAGCAACAGCGACATTTAAATGGCTCACATCAGAGAACCGCTCTAGCGCAACGAGAATGTTACGGCAAGAAGCTTACCAAAGCGCTATAGCAGGCATCGAAAACACTCGCGCCTGGATGACCAACCATGCAAACGATGTCGGCGGAGTCATCAAGCAATATCTCGAAAACAACAAGCGGCCGATCCATTTAAACTCCGTATTGCCGCAATTAGACCGCGCGGGCCAAAGTTACGACGTCTGGCTTGCCGGCGTCAACACCGAGAAAAACACATACAAGCTCAAGCTCGTTTCAAAGGGAACCTCCCGCAACGGAACAGAACACACTGAAGTCGCCATTCTCAAAGTGGACGGGCTTTACCGTATAAAAATTCCCCAGAACAGCGAGCGTTTCACATTCAACAAGGCTTTCCACGGCGCAAGCAAAGGCATCACCGGTAACGACACCATTGGTTCAGGCAACATCAACGGCGACTGGGCATACAGCAACAACCCTGTTGTCAAAGGCGACATGATTGTCACAGGCAACGCAAATTACGGCGGAACAGTCCACCATTATGGAGATTTTTATCTCGGCGGAAACCTAAACAGCGATGGTGAACTCATCTACGGCACAACAGGCATCGACACTTCCATCATTTACATTGGCGGGAATGTCACATGCCCACACGGTCAACCCATCAGGGTTTACGGAGACCTTTATGTAAAAGGCAACATCAGTCAACTATGCAAAATTTTTGTAAGCAGGAACTTGACTATCGGCGGTAGAATTGTCAGGGAGAACGACTACGACATCAACGTCGGCTTGAACTGGGTGTTCACCAATCAGTATACATCCCCTGACGGCGGAAACGAGCAGCTTGAACTGACACGATATGTAAACAACAACACAAATTTTGCGATCGGCGCAAATTTGTACATGCCATACAAGATCAAAACCTATTGCAATACGGGCGACAACAACTGCGGCGACTACAACGGGAAACGCGTCTTTACCGTAGGCGGCAAAGTCTACCGTTACAACAACGATCAATTCGAAATCGAAACGCAAACAAACAGCAGCTATAGTTACGGAGCCTATATGGACGGATGGACCCGCCCATTTGCCAACAGGGACCGTTGCAAGAACGATGACGAAGACAACTGTAGACAAGCGCGTATTTTCTCATTTAACGCAAGTGAAGTTTCCAATGAACGAATCCAGGAATGGAGCGCAACAGACAACGTCCTCAAAAATGTCAGCGGGAATTATTGGGAACACATCAATAAAATGAATAAACACGGCCAGATGATTTCGCCGACAACGCATAGAATCCCAGAACCCATTCTTTTAAAGAATGAATCCGCATGGAAAGCCGCGAAAGCAAATACATTCTGCGGACTCAATAAAAAATTTTATATCGACGACAGCTTTATCGATAGACTCAACATGTGCTACGTCAATGCCAAAAAGGAAAACAAGCTCTACAACGACGAATACCTGATTATCGAATGGCAGTATCAAGAAGACAAATCGGTCAATAAAGAGCTTGTAGGTAAATTCGTCTTTGACGTCACCACATCCCTTGGAAACGTAAATTTGCCACCGACATCTAACGGAAGCATCGTATTTCTTTATCTTGAAAAAGGGGCCTCAGGCCAGCTAAAAGGGCGCCAGGGAGCCACCTACAACTATCTCGTCTATTCCAAAGAAGATATAAACGAAATTAACGGCATCCACTTCAAGGGTAGCGTTATCATGGCCGACGGGAAAAAGCTCAAAAAATACCAGGGCGGCAACAATCTTGAATTTGACGGAAGCGTTTTAAAGTCACTTGCAAACGCAGGCATCATTAAAGAAAACCCGGAATACACAAAGCTCTCCGAAGGTACAGACGAAGAGGAAGGCGGAACAGTCATTTCAGGAACATCCGTACAATACGATTCCTATTACGTAGCCACATCACCGCAGCTCATCATCTCTCTGGAATCCCAATATGCCAGCCGTGAAAAAATCGAGACGTCCGGAAATGCAGCCGCACAACCGATATCTCCTTCAGCGGTAATACTCCCCCGTGTTATTTACCTGACTAAAAATCCCGACGGGAAACTCATAGACTACTACGACATTGTCAACCTAAATGGCGCACACGAACAAAAGGACCCCTCTAAAATCACTTGCGATCCATCGTTAAATACTTATGGACTGCTGTACCAAAACGGCAACATGCTTGCAGACGATGTCTACAATTGCAAGCACCAAGGCGAAACGGGCGACCTTCCTTTCTATGTTGTCGTCACTGGCGAGACAGGTTCTTCCCCTGCCATTAGATTCCCGGAAGAATACATAGACATCACCACAAGCAGCAACTTAACCGTTTCGGCATCTGTTGAAACGTCTTCGCACCCAAGCCCCGCAACAATCGACGTTGCCGTATCAGCCCGACCCAGCGGGTGGCATGTCACACCAATCACAGGAACTTCTTTAGTCAAGCGAGAAACTTCCGACATTGAAGATGTTTACACGCTGACCTTCACGCCCAACCAACCTACAATTGAATTGTTTACGGTCTCCACGACCGCAACAGCAGAGCAAGGCAGCGTCAAGATTTACCTCAGGTCCCCGATGAGCGGTTGCATTATCAAGCAATTCTCTTCAACAAGCGTCACCATGACAGGCTATGTTACGGTAGAACGTGGCAGCATAGGCCAATATTGCAGCAAGAGCGAGAACAGCCAAATCTGTTCAGAACAAGGATACGACCAAAAGGCAAACAACCTCGACTGTGACGACCTCGTCTCTGGAGAATGGGTTCGCGCAGTAGGAACAAACGTAAAAGTCACAACAGAAAACAACAAATGGAGCGTCGCAACAAACACGGCCATCCACTTGAAGGACATGAACAATGTCCCTAGCTACTGCGAACTTCTGCTGCCGACAGAAAACAATTCCATACAGCAGGCCGAGCAAAACGGAGAATACAAGCTCTACGCCTCTTTAAAAAGAAAGCGGTATACATTAACCGTAAAGACAAAGGGCACAGAAATTAGCGGTTCCGGCGTATCCATCTGGCTTGCCGATGATGACGACAACTACACGGACGTTACAAGTTCAAGCTACTGTCAAAAGAACAGCGACGACAACATCGTCTGTAGTGTTTATGCCGGCTGGAAAATCAAGACAAAATATATAGAACAGGGATCCGACAAATTCTCGCGTTGGGAATGCGACGGAGAAAACTGCGCAACGGCATCGAAATCCATAACAGGCCATGAATATACGCTTAGCCCAATAACGTCGAACAATACCATCACCGCCGTATTTAACGACAAGGACAAGCATTGTTTCTACGAAGACTTTACAACGTTAACGGCATTCTGTTCCGGGAACGCCACAAAGTGCATCAATTCCTGCGAAGGCGGGAAACTCCATTCTTGTAGCGTCTCCGGCGTCAATGCTGATTGGCAGCTCATGTACCCCAACAACGGAAATAGCGCAAGTATTCCGCCATTAATTCAATATGGGTCCATAACACTCAGCAACGGCTTACAAAACGACAATCCAACAATCGTCTTGAACACAAGAGAAGCGGGCATCCACGGAACCATGAGTTCCCTGATGCAGACAACGATTCTTGAAAACGCAAACAAAAAATGGAGTTCCGGCTTTATATTCAGCTCGGACGCTTCAGCAAGTTCTTACACCATCCTGAATATTTTTGGCGACGCAAGCAACAGCAAAGCCCTGACAGCGCGAGTCTGCAAAGGAACGAGTCAATCAAATACAGTCACGAGCACCAACTGCACAAGCGCAGTCTTGAAAAAATCTTCTTCACAGAAGCTTTCGATAAGGTCCGAGGACATGATTAAATTATGGATTGAGCTTTCCATAGAAAACAAGCTGTCCATAACGGCAACCGTCGAAAATTCCACAGCCACAGCCGAACTGGACATTTCAACGTTCCTGGGTTCTCGCGATGAACACAGCCGCTATGTCGGTTTCAGCATTTCGGACCCATCTTTCAAAATCTACGATATCGGCTGGAGCAGTTACTTCTTTGCAGACGACTGTTTTGAAAACCCAACAATCAACTGTTCGTTCAAGGCAAACTACCTTGGCGGGCGCGTTCCCAAGAACAAAAATGTTTCTCCGTGGGTCGGGCTTTCGAGCTGGTTTGAAGACCACGGCTGCAAAATAACCTATTACTACAATGGCTGCGACAACGCGACCGGCAACGCAACATCCGGCTGCGAAGGGAACAAGTTCAACAGGAACTGGTTTTTAACATGGTGGAACGAACATGATGCAAACGGAGTCTTCTTTGGGAAAGAGCTTAGCGGATCTATATACAACTTCTCCGAAGAGGATGTTCACGGAACATCTTATACAACACCGTACGGAACAACAACCATTAACGATGCCAAAGTCAAGATTTCAGAATGTTCCGACCAGTCCAGCCTCGAAGGGACCTGGACAAGCTGCGGATCATTCTGGGTCGGTGAAATCGAACGCTGCTCCCAAAACGCACAGATCTACAATTCAGACACTCCAATATACGGCTATTCAGAAGATGAACTCGAAATACCTGTTGATGCAAACGGAGGCATCGTCAATCTACGTGGTTCCATCTTGCTGATTGAGATTTCGGATTTCGTAGAAGCAGAAGGCGACAAAATCGTACTGTACTTAAAAGACAAAAACGGGAACCTCAGCATTCCAAAAGAAATTACAACTAACGGAACACATTCTTTTGACGTCAACGACTTGTCGAACCTGGATTCGTTCAACCCAGAATTTGTCCAGACGATAACCCTTAAAAGCACCTATTCATCTTACCACGTGAATTCCGTTTTATCATCTTGCCCTTACGCTCTCAACATCAGCAACTGCAAGGCGACATACAACGGAATTTCCTGGAGACTGACATCAACCATCACCAATCTGGAAGGTGCGGCCATCAATGGCTGTTCTGTAAAAGAATCTGGAGGAGCCATTGAAGAAATGACCGAGCTTTCCTGCCCCGAAAACGGCGTATTCACCTTCAACGAAGAAGGGCTTTACGACCAAGTCAACAAGAGCGAGACAGCAATAACCCGCATTTTTGAAATCAGGGCCAAAAGCATTGATAGCGGATATGTCAGTTGCACAACGGAACCCGTAACAATTTCGCCCATCGACATCACATGCAGTGTCGAAAAGACTGAAACGACGAGCGGGACAGACAAAGTCACTTTAACATACGGATTTACAGGATGTCCAAATTCAAGCTGCGAATATATACTCACAGCAGAAGACTCCGAAGGAATCACTAGAGCATCCGCTACCGGGAATGGAACCGGCGCAATGCAAGAATGGTCTCCGGCTCTTTCAACAGGAGAATACACATACAAGATATCCGTTTCCGGGAACCAGAAAAATTGCGGTACAGCAACCATATCAAACAACATCCAGGTTTCGAATTGCAAGGTAACGGGAACTAAGGTTTCCGCAGACTTGACCGCAACCGCAGAAACAGAATGGGAAATGCAGGCAGTCCTTCTCGACAACATCAGTGAAGTGGTCAAGGAAACTCATGTTCACAAGGGCCATGGAAGCAAATACGATCACGAGCTGCCGCCCACAGCAGACCTCGCCTCGGGCATCTATACAGTACAGCTTATTCTAAATGGAAAAAATGTCACCACCTGCGGACCGATGTCCATCACGGTCACACGTCCTGGATTATCTAGCAGCTCTACGACCGTAAGCAGTTCCACGACAGTACCGATAGAAAGTAGTTCTAGCGCCCCTGCTGAAATCAAGGCCACATGCAGTTTCGAAAAGGATCTCACACCCAATGAAACCTCCGCCAACTTTATTGCAAACTTTACAAGCGGAATGGAATCCGGCATGTACGTCTACTTGCAATCAACAAACTTCAAGACAGAAGATATATGGATCGACAGGAATGCCGAGCAAATCATCCCTGTATCCAAGACCTCTAATTTAGCGGGCACCTATACGCTTTTCACCAAAAGCGGGAAAAGAATATGTTCAGCAAAGTTAAATGTCATCGACAGCACTTTATTTAACTGCAAGACCAGTAAAAACAAGGTTCTTGCAGGATCCAAAGTCAATATTAGCGGGACATACATGGGAGTTAACTGCTATGATATCCAAATTCGTATGAACGGTCAACGAATCGCCGGAGGAAGCAAGTCCAACACAGGTGTCATATCAGAAGATATCTATGTATCCGACAATCCAGGCACCAATACATATTCCATATACGTCAATGCCGGAGAGATCAATTACGAATGCTTTACGGAAGTTACAACGGCTGGCTATACCATCAAGCAGCTCGGAGGCCACAATGAATGGGGCGACTGGAATACCGTCGATGTCGCATGCAACGATTCCGTATTCATCAAAGTTGACGGGTGGCAAAATCGAAATGTCTATTGCCGAAGCGACGACAGAAAGGCCCACATCACGATAAGGGGCAACGGCATTGGTTCAAACTCGAACGCGTCAACGTGCAGCAACGGAACATGCGACGATGCCACTCTGGGTCTTTGCCTTGCAGGTGAAAATCCCTGTGAACGCGTCCTTTACACGTCCTGCAATGAAAGCATGATAAAATGTAGAGTGGAATAG
- the pheS gene encoding phenylalanine--tRNA ligase subunit alpha has protein sequence MSEAINNVKQAFDAELAQTDLTNQEAVNNLRVKYLGKKGAVTDLMKQMGSLSAEERPAYGKLVNELKVAVSEAIDKAIETANEAALQKKLASGAVDITLPGAGIAAGSTHPLYDVREEIIDFFAQMGFDVDFGRDIETDWYNFEALNTPPDHPSRDMQDTFYVDNKVMLRTHTSGTQIHYMETHKPPFRMIAPGHVFRVDNDATHAPMFQQCEGLVVDENISFADLKGVLQVFMNKLFGAGVKTRFRPSFFPFTEPSAEMDVSCVFCGGKGCRRCKGTGWMEIGGCGSVDPNVFKNCGIDSEKFTGFAFGFGLDRIAMLRHEIPEIGLLTANDQRFLSQF, from the coding sequence ATGAGTGAAGCTATTAACAATGTCAAGCAGGCCTTTGATGCAGAACTTGCACAAACGGACCTCACCAATCAAGAAGCGGTCAACAATCTCCGCGTAAAGTACCTCGGCAAGAAGGGCGCCGTCACCGACCTCATGAAGCAGATGGGTTCGCTCAGCGCCGAAGAACGCCCCGCATACGGCAAGCTCGTGAACGAACTGAAGGTTGCCGTTTCCGAAGCAATCGACAAGGCTATCGAAACCGCAAACGAAGCAGCTCTCCAGAAGAAGCTCGCCAGTGGCGCTGTCGATATCACGCTCCCGGGCGCAGGTATTGCTGCCGGTTCTACGCATCCGCTGTACGACGTCCGCGAAGAAATCATCGACTTCTTTGCGCAGATGGGTTTTGATGTGGACTTCGGCCGCGACATCGAAACGGATTGGTACAACTTTGAAGCTCTCAACACTCCGCCTGACCATCCGAGCCGCGACATGCAGGACACGTTCTACGTGGACAACAAGGTCATGCTCCGTACGCACACGTCGGGCACCCAGATTCACTACATGGAAACGCACAAGCCGCCTTTCCGCATGATCGCTCCGGGCCACGTGTTCCGCGTCGATAACGATGCGACCCACGCTCCGATGTTCCAGCAGTGCGAAGGACTTGTCGTTGACGAAAACATCAGCTTCGCCGACCTCAAGGGTGTGCTCCAGGTGTTCATGAACAAACTCTTTGGCGCAGGCGTCAAGACTCGCTTCCGTCCGAGCTTCTTCCCGTTCACGGAACCGTCCGCAGAAATGGACGTAAGCTGCGTGTTCTGCGGTGGCAAGGGCTGCCGTCGTTGCAAGGGCACGGGCTGGATGGAAATCGGTGGTTGCGGCTCTGTGGACCCGAACGTGTTCAAGAACTGTGGCATTGATTCCGAAAAGTTCACTGGCTTTGCATTCGGTTTCGGCCTTGACCGTATCGCCATGCTCCGTCACGAGATTCCGGAAATTGGACTTTTGACCGCTAACGATCAGAGATTCCTGAGCCAGTTCTAA
- a CDS encoding prepilin-type N-terminal cleavage/methylation domain-containing protein: protein MKNFSQASSGFTLIELMVYIALLGGIVLIAGQAFSDSTKMRVRTQSMLQANQNAGNVSSILKEDITQLGAKSSQEAAAAGASMDNFSTDHIHDVFIDPDNADNAQKDSSSYRIGNNGNLDTLIYKRIRYDQDGHYVAVDSIFWYVDGSVLKRGCKTVSGAEDIDQCPSSSANVVEMAEGVQRFNITAAEPGATESTSHILPSTDTSVHKFRLVPRYGDDNLAFTKVEPPNGDLSVVLSGFASNYNFDNQEPVLDGRNSNQVFLAQATDLSGNWQERCAKITLETNTEYEISFSMPYSSDASRLFCPGRDYMGVGFRYTNDGARPNEINDFMFYPPTHAGASEGARKFRFRTMHKIENVCMSFTFASYSPVVGSGKITLSEVVLKKVESANYTFSGAEIAPIEKKNVKALRLELTMGVRGESSVLSLIIPIPSNGTKD from the coding sequence ATGAAGAATTTTAGCCAAGCGTCATCAGGTTTTACGCTCATCGAGCTGATGGTCTACATCGCTCTCCTCGGAGGAATCGTTCTCATCGCAGGCCAGGCGTTCAGCGACAGCACCAAGATGCGCGTCCGCACCCAGAGCATGCTACAGGCCAACCAAAACGCTGGCAACGTAAGTTCCATACTCAAAGAGGACATTACGCAACTCGGAGCGAAAAGTTCACAAGAGGCCGCCGCCGCAGGCGCTTCAATGGACAACTTTAGCACAGACCACATCCACGATGTGTTTATTGACCCCGACAACGCCGACAATGCCCAAAAAGACTCTTCGTCTTACCGCATCGGGAACAACGGCAACCTAGACACGCTGATATACAAACGCATCCGTTACGATCAAGACGGGCACTACGTTGCCGTCGATTCAATCTTCTGGTATGTCGATGGGAGCGTCCTAAAGAGAGGATGCAAAACCGTTTCTGGAGCAGAGGATATAGACCAATGCCCAAGCAGCAGCGCAAACGTCGTCGAGATGGCTGAAGGCGTCCAAAGGTTCAATATTACAGCTGCCGAACCAGGAGCGACAGAAAGCACTTCGCACATTTTGCCATCCACAGACACGAGCGTCCACAAATTCAGACTGGTCCCCCGTTATGGCGACGACAACCTGGCATTCACAAAAGTCGAACCGCCCAATGGCGATTTAAGCGTCGTCTTATCCGGATTTGCATCGAACTACAATTTCGACAATCAGGAACCGGTCCTCGACGGAAGAAACTCAAATCAGGTTTTCCTTGCGCAGGCCACCGACCTTTCGGGCAACTGGCAAGAGCGATGCGCGAAAATTACTCTTGAAACCAATACGGAATACGAAATTTCATTTTCAATGCCGTACTCCAGCGACGCAAGCCGCCTATTCTGCCCAGGTCGCGACTACATGGGAGTCGGGTTCCGCTACACAAACGACGGGGCGCGTCCAAACGAGATCAACGACTTCATGTTCTACCCGCCCACACATGCAGGAGCATCCGAAGGCGCGCGCAAGTTCAGGTTCAGAACAATGCATAAAATCGAAAACGTCTGCATGTCATTTACTTTCGCAAGCTACTCTCCCGTAGTCGGGAGCGGAAAAATAACGCTTAGCGAAGTTGTACTTAAAAAAGTCGAATCCGCAAATTACACATTTAGCGGTGCAGAAATAGCACCCATCGAAAAGAAGAACGTCAAGGCATTACGTTTAGAGCTAACCATGGGCGTCCGTGGCGAATCCAGCGTTCTTTCGCTCATAATCCCCATTCCAAGCAATGGCACAAAGGATTAA
- a CDS encoding mannose-1-phosphate guanylyltransferase/mannose-6-phosphate isomerase, whose amino-acid sequence MINLILCGGSGTRLWPISRSLMPKQFARLFDGASLFQRTVKTNSRICSAQYIVSNAEQYFLAKDQLEEVGANDVRFLLEPVGRNTAPAIALACLGLDPEDVVLVSPSDHVIRKAEAYEECLRKAEEFAKKGFMVTFGITPTGPETGYGYIEANGDDVKRFVEKPDLETAKKYVASGRFFWNSGIFCFKASTFLDELSTYSPDILTAAKIAFANAKKENKDALVRVDHEDMMNIPSNSIDYAVMEKSAKVKVVPSDIGWSDLGAFDSLYGEFDHDENGNNVNAKHLAIGSKNSLVLGGQRQICTIDLDNMLIVDTPDALLVAPLASSQKVKKVVDELKARGSDLPKVPQTVNRPWGTYSVLESTDRYKMKRIVVRPGERLSLQKHLHRSEHWVVVSGTATCTVGDKVFYVRPNESTYIPSGTIHRLQNEGKLPLVIVEVQVGEYTGEDDIIRVQDDYKRS is encoded by the coding sequence ATGATTAACTTGATTTTGTGTGGTGGTAGCGGAACGCGCCTTTGGCCGATTAGCCGCTCTCTTATGCCGAAGCAGTTCGCACGCCTTTTTGACGGTGCTTCCCTGTTCCAGCGCACGGTAAAGACGAATTCTCGTATTTGCAGTGCTCAGTACATTGTAAGCAATGCGGAACAGTATTTTTTGGCCAAGGACCAGCTCGAAGAAGTGGGCGCCAATGATGTCCGCTTCCTCCTGGAACCGGTGGGCCGCAATACGGCTCCGGCAATTGCGCTTGCTTGCCTTGGCCTTGATCCGGAAGATGTCGTTCTTGTGTCTCCGTCGGATCATGTGATCCGCAAGGCCGAAGCTTACGAAGAATGCTTGCGCAAGGCTGAAGAATTTGCAAAGAAAGGTTTCATGGTCACGTTCGGCATCACGCCGACGGGTCCGGAAACGGGTTACGGCTACATTGAAGCAAACGGTGACGATGTCAAGCGCTTTGTCGAAAAGCCGGACCTGGAAACCGCAAAGAAGTATGTCGCTTCTGGAAGGTTCTTCTGGAACAGCGGTATCTTCTGCTTCAAGGCTTCGACTTTCCTCGATGAACTTTCGACGTACTCGCCGGATATCTTGACGGCTGCAAAGATTGCCTTTGCGAACGCCAAGAAAGAAAACAAGGATGCTCTTGTCCGTGTCGATCACGAAGACATGATGAACATCCCTTCGAATTCGATTGACTACGCCGTGATGGAAAAGTCTGCCAAGGTGAAGGTCGTGCCGAGCGATATCGGCTGGTCTGACCTCGGCGCTTTCGATTCTCTTTACGGTGAATTCGACCATGACGAAAATGGCAACAACGTGAACGCAAAGCACTTGGCCATTGGTTCCAAGAATTCGCTCGTACTCGGCGGCCAGCGCCAGATTTGCACGATTGATTTGGACAACATGCTCATTGTTGATACGCCGGATGCTCTCTTGGTTGCACCTCTTGCGAGCAGCCAGAAGGTCAAGAAGGTCGTCGACGAGCTCAAGGCTCGCGGCTCCGACTTGCCGAAGGTCCCGCAGACGGTTAACCGCCCGTGGGGCACGTACTCCGTGCTTGAATCGACTGATCGCTACAAGATGAAGCGCATTGTTGTTCGCCCGGGCGAACGCCTCTCGTTGCAGAAGCATTTGCACCGTTCGGAACACTGGGTTGTTGTGAGCGGTACGGCAACATGCACCGTTGGCGACAAGGTGTTCTACGTGCGTCCGAACGAATCGACCTACATTCCGTCTGGAACGATTCACCGCTTGCAGAACGAAGGCAAGCTCCCGCTCGTGATCGTTGAAGTACAGGTCGGCGAATACACCGGCGAAGACGACATCATCCGTGTGCAGGACGACTACAAGCGCTCGTAA